The following nucleotide sequence is from Vibrio fluvialis.
TGGTCATATCGCACTCATTCTTGATGTGCCGGATTTGTTGAAACAGTACGCTGCTGCTTCTCGAATCTAGTTGACCACCTAAGATAAGGATAACTATGGCGATTAGAGTATTAGTTGTTGATGATTCAAGCTTCTTCCGACGTCGTGTGAGTGAAATCATCAACTCCGAATCGCGCTTAGAAGTGATTGATGTCGCGACTAACGGCAGAGAGGCGGTGGACAAAGCACAGCGTCTCAAACCCGATGTCATTACGATGGATATTGAAATGCCAGTCATGGACGGTATCACTGCCGTCCGTGAGATCATGGCATCCAATCCGACGCCAATTCTGATGTTTTCATCGCTGACGCACGATGGTGCGAAAGCGACGCTGGATGCGCTGGATGCCGGTGCGCTGGATTTCTTACCGAAGAAATTTGAAGATATCGCGCGTAACCGTGACGAAGCGGTTGCGCTGCTGCAACAACGCGTGTTGCAAATTGCCGCGAAGAAAGCGTTTATGCGCCGCCCGGTCGTATCTCGTCCGGCTGTGTCATCACCTGCGCCAACTTCTGGCTCAAGTTTGCTTAACCGGACTCAGCCAACGACTCCGTCATTGAGTCCAAGCAGACCCGTTGCGGCGGCAACGCGTTTCAAAGCCTCCGGTAAGAAATATCAGCTTACAGCTATCGGTACTTCGACGGGTGGTCCGGTCGCATTGCAAAAGATTCTCACCAAGCTACCTGCAAATTATCCGCATCCGATTGTGTTGATTCAGCACATGCCTGCGACCTTTACCGCCGCATTCGCCAGTCGTCTGAACTCATTATGCAAGATTGAAGTGAAAGAAGCGGAAGATGGTGATGTGCTGCGTCCTGGTGTCGCTTATCTGGCGCCGGGCGGTAAACAAATGATGCTGGAAGGGCGTCCTGGCGCGGCTAAGCTGCGCATTATTGATGGCGGTGAGCGCATGAATTATAAGCCGTGTGTAGATGTCACCTTTGGTTCAGCGTCCAAAGTTTACGGCGATAAAGTGTTGTCGATGGTACTGACCGGAATGGGCGCTGATGGCCGCGAAGGTGCGCGTATGCTCAAGAATGCAGGCGCGACTATCTGGGCACAGGATGAAGAGAGTTGCGTGGTGTATGGCATGCCGCAAGCCGTCGCAAAAGCCGGTATTTCGAGTGAAGATTTACCTCTGGATCGCATTGCAGAGCGCATGCTGGTCGAAGTCGGTTTGGCCTAAGGAAGCGCAATGATTGTTTGGAGTGTTGCAAACCAAAAAGGTGGCGTCGGTAAAACGACCACAACCATCACGCTTGCTGGCTTGCTGAGCAAGCAAGGTAAGCGTGTTTTGCTGGTCGATACGGACCCGCACGCTTCACTGACGACTTATCTGGGTTATGACTCTGATGGTGTTCCGGCCAGCCTGTTTGACCTGTTTCAGCTGCGCGAGTACACCGAGCATACGGTTGAGCCTCTGATTCTGCGTACCGATGTGGAAGGAATAGACCTGATCCCGGCACACATGTCGCTGGCGACACTGGATCGGGTGATGGGAAACCGCAGTGGCATGGGGTTGATTCTCAAACGTGCCTTGCTGGCGCTGCGTCAACGTTATGACTATGTGTTGATCGACTGTCCGCCCATTCTTGGCGTGATGATGGTTAATGCACTGGCGGCCAGCGATCGTATTTTGATCCCGGTACAGACAGAGTTTCTGGCGATGAAGGGCTTGGAGCGCATGGTGCGTACGCTGGCAATTATGCAAAAGTCGCGCAATCGTGA
It contains:
- a CDS encoding ParA family protein gives rise to the protein MIVWSVANQKGGVGKTTTTITLAGLLSKQGKRVLLVDTDPHASLTTYLGYDSDGVPASLFDLFQLREYTEHTVEPLILRTDVEGIDLIPAHMSLATLDRVMGNRSGMGLILKRALLALRQRYDYVLIDCPPILGVMMVNALAASDRILIPVQTEFLAMKGLERMVRTLAIMQKSRNREFKVTIVPTMYDKRTRASLQTLNQLKKDYPDQVWTSAVPIDTKFRDASLKRLPASHFAEGSRGVFAYKQLLLFLERLSINE
- a CDS encoding protein-glutamate methylesterase/protein-glutamine glutaminase; this encodes MAIRVLVVDDSSFFRRRVSEIINSESRLEVIDVATNGREAVDKAQRLKPDVITMDIEMPVMDGITAVREIMASNPTPILMFSSLTHDGAKATLDALDAGALDFLPKKFEDIARNRDEAVALLQQRVLQIAAKKAFMRRPVVSRPAVSSPAPTSGSSLLNRTQPTTPSLSPSRPVAAATRFKASGKKYQLTAIGTSTGGPVALQKILTKLPANYPHPIVLIQHMPATFTAAFASRLNSLCKIEVKEAEDGDVLRPGVAYLAPGGKQMMLEGRPGAAKLRIIDGGERMNYKPCVDVTFGSASKVYGDKVLSMVLTGMGADGREGARMLKNAGATIWAQDEESCVVYGMPQAVAKAGISSEDLPLDRIAERMLVEVGLA